From the genome of Pukyongia salina, one region includes:
- a CDS encoding NADH:ubiquinone reductase (Na(+)-transporting) subunit B, protein MGLKQKLHRLKEKYKGTKMAPAFNALHTFLYLPNETTHGGTHVKAADDLKRTMNIVIMALVPCLIFGMFNAGYQHYLALGEINAVSGGFFSSEFWTMSNFSVGAWKILPLVAISYGVGLGIEFLFAVIKGHEVEEGYLVTGMLVPLIVPVDIPLWMLVVAVAFGVVIGKEVFGGTGMNILNPALTIRAFLFFAYPTWMSGDKVWVHGAVERAGTPDAISGETILGSLAQNKAFEYDTMDMLFGFIPGSVGETSTLLIILGALILIFTKIGSWRIMLSSIIGALVMGYLFNVVAELGWISESSKFYSLMSIEFWKHLLIGGLAFGIVYMATDPVTASQTNKGKWFYGFLIGFISVMIRVFNPAYPEGVMLAILLMNVFAPTIDHYVLQGNIKRRAKRLKVKTA, encoded by the coding sequence ATGGGATTGAAGCAAAAATTACATAGGCTTAAAGAAAAATACAAGGGTACCAAAATGGCACCTGCTTTTAATGCACTACATACCTTTTTGTATCTGCCTAACGAAACTACACATGGCGGTACGCATGTAAAAGCAGCAGACGACCTGAAACGAACCATGAACATCGTGATCATGGCACTTGTTCCTTGTCTTATCTTCGGAATGTTCAATGCGGGTTATCAGCATTATCTGGCTTTAGGAGAGATCAATGCTGTCTCGGGAGGATTCTTTAGTTCAGAATTCTGGACCATGAGCAACTTCTCTGTAGGGGCATGGAAAATATTACCATTAGTTGCTATCTCCTATGGAGTGGGACTGGGGATAGAGTTCTTGTTTGCCGTAATAAAAGGCCATGAAGTAGAAGAGGGCTATCTGGTAACCGGGATGCTGGTGCCTTTAATCGTGCCTGTTGATATTCCATTGTGGATGCTTGTAGTGGCTGTGGCTTTTGGTGTAGTGATCGGGAAAGAGGTGTTTGGCGGAACCGGAATGAATATTTTAAATCCTGCCCTAACCATTAGAGCTTTCTTGTTCTTTGCCTATCCAACATGGATGAGTGGTGATAAAGTTTGGGTGCATGGTGCTGTGGAGAGAGCAGGGACACCAGACGCTATTTCGGGTGAGACAATTCTTGGTAGCCTTGCGCAGAATAAAGCATTCGAATACGATACTATGGATATGCTCTTTGGATTTATACCTGGCTCGGTAGGAGAAACATCCACATTGCTCATCATTCTTGGAGCTCTTATTCTTATTTTCACAAAAATTGGTAGCTGGCGTATAATGCTTTCTTCCATTATCGGGGCTCTTGTGATGGGTTATCTTTTCAATGTAGTAGCTGAGTTGGGATGGATTTCTGAAAGTAGTAAATTCTATAGCCTGATGAGTATCGAATTCTGGAAACACCTTCTTATTGGTGGTCTGGCATTTGGAATCGTTTATATGGCAACAGACCCTGTAACTGCATCTCAAACCAATAAAGGGAAGTGGTTCTATGGATTCCTTATTGGTTTTATTTCGGTGATGATACGAGTGTTCAACCCGGCATATCCCGAAGGTGTAATGCTTGCCATTCTATTGATGAATGTGTTTGCCCCAACGATAGATCACTATGTGCTTCAGGGGAATATAAAGAGAAGAGCGAAACGTTTAAAAGTTAAAACTGCTTAA
- a CDS encoding NADH:ubiquinone reductase (Na(+)-transporting) subunit D, which translates to MGLLSKKDSKLILDPLADNNPITIQVLGICSALAITAQLKPSIVMAISVIFVLGVGNVIISLMRNIIPSKIRIIVQLIVVATLVIIVDQVLKAFAYELSKELSVFIGLIITNCIIMGRFEAFALGNGPWKSFLDGVGNALGYGIILIIVGFFRELLGSGTLFGFKVLGDPVEKTFLYSIGYENNGFMVLPPMALIVVGIIIWVQRSRNKELIEEN; encoded by the coding sequence ATGGGACTTCTATCTAAAAAAGACAGCAAATTAATACTAGACCCATTAGCAGATAACAACCCAATTACAATACAGGTATTGGGAATTTGTTCTGCTTTGGCGATCACTGCCCAACTGAAACCGTCCATCGTGATGGCGATATCGGTGATCTTTGTGCTAGGGGTAGGAAATGTTATCATCTCCCTGATGAGAAACATCATTCCTTCCAAGATCAGGATTATTGTACAATTGATCGTGGTAGCTACGCTGGTGATCATTGTAGACCAGGTTTTAAAAGCCTTCGCCTACGAATTAAGCAAGGAACTCTCGGTTTTCATCGGACTTATAATCACCAACTGTATCATTATGGGACGTTTTGAGGCTTTTGCACTTGGCAATGGTCCTTGGAAATCGTTTCTGGATGGTGTTGGAAATGCGTTGGGATACGGTATCATCCTTATCATTGTAGGTTTCTTTCGTGAACTTTTAGGTTCCGGAACTCTTTTTGGTTTTAAAGTACTGGGAGATCCAGTAGAGAAGACATTCTTATATTCCATAGGATACGAGAACAACGGTTTTATGGTGCTACCTCCAATGGCCCTTATCGTAGTAGGTATCATTATATGGGTACAAAGAAGCAGGAACAAGGAATTAATCGAAGAAAACTAG
- a CDS encoding Na(+)-translocating NADH-quinone reductase subunit A yields the protein MSKDIKIKKGLNIRLKGEAEKTLSNAPRSRTFAIRPSDFHLITPKMVVKEGAKLQAGDTIFYSKDNEPIKFVSPVSGTLTAIERGPKRVITRLLIEGDQQDTFKDFGKLDPGASSAEVIRELLLSAGCWPFIKQRPYDVVARPDSQPKAIFVSGYSTAPLAADLDFTLKGKENELQAALTALSKLTEGVVHVCVGSNDSPLAGMKDVTLHHIKGPHPAGNVGTQIAKIDPVNKGEIVWTVAAQDLVIIGELLLTGKFNAERVIALAGSSVKSPKYYRTRIGSEVSTFVYDSGLEEENVRVISGDVLTGTAISPKGHLGFYNNTVTIIPEGDDYEFFGWNKPVFNKISPSRALTFSWMFPKKKFELNTNTNGEHRAFVVTGNYEEVFPLDIYPLQILKACMVQDLDQMEALGMYEVAPEDFSLTEFICVSKQPHQEIIRKGLDLMYKEIG from the coding sequence ATGTCAAAAGACATTAAGATTAAAAAAGGTCTTAACATTCGATTAAAAGGCGAAGCCGAAAAAACCCTTTCTAACGCTCCACGTTCTCGTACTTTCGCCATCAGACCCTCCGACTTTCATCTTATTACTCCAAAAATGGTTGTTAAAGAAGGCGCAAAATTGCAGGCCGGAGACACCATTTTTTACTCAAAAGATAACGAGCCCATAAAATTTGTTTCTCCTGTAAGCGGTACACTTACGGCGATTGAAAGAGGGCCAAAACGAGTTATTACCCGTTTGTTGATAGAAGGAGATCAGCAGGATACATTCAAGGATTTTGGGAAACTGGATCCGGGAGCTTCCTCTGCCGAGGTGATCAGGGAATTGTTATTGAGCGCAGGCTGCTGGCCCTTTATAAAACAACGTCCTTACGACGTTGTGGCCAGGCCAGACTCACAGCCAAAGGCGATATTTGTTTCGGGCTATTCTACGGCTCCTCTTGCGGCCGATCTGGATTTTACCCTGAAGGGTAAAGAGAACGAACTTCAGGCGGCACTTACCGCCCTTTCGAAACTTACCGAAGGGGTAGTACATGTTTGTGTTGGGAGTAATGATTCGCCTCTTGCCGGAATGAAGGATGTTACCTTGCACCATATTAAAGGACCACATCCGGCTGGGAACGTGGGAACACAGATCGCAAAGATCGATCCTGTTAACAAAGGTGAAATTGTATGGACAGTAGCTGCACAGGACCTGGTGATCATTGGAGAATTACTCTTAACCGGAAAGTTTAATGCAGAACGGGTAATTGCCCTGGCAGGTTCATCGGTAAAATCCCCAAAATATTACCGAACACGAATTGGCTCTGAGGTTTCTACCTTTGTGTACGATTCGGGATTGGAGGAAGAGAATGTGAGAGTGATTAGCGGGGATGTACTAACAGGTACCGCCATCTCACCAAAAGGACACCTTGGGTTTTACAACAACACAGTAACGATCATCCCCGAAGGAGATGACTACGAATTCTTCGGTTGGAACAAACCCGTATTTAACAAGATATCACCATCCAGAGCATTGACCTTCTCCTGGATGTTTCCGAAGAAAAAATTTGAATTGAACACCAATACCAACGGCGAGCATCGTGCTTTTGTAGTAACCGGAAATTACGAGGAAGTATTTCCATTGGATATATATCCTTTACAGATTTTGAAGGCATGTATGGTTCAGGACCTGGATCAGATGGAAGCATTAGGGATGTACGAAGTTGCACCCGAAGACTTCTCATTAACAGAGTTTATTTGTGTTTCAAAACAACCACATCAGGAGATCATTAGAAAAGGTCTGGATTTAATGTATAAAGAAATTGGATAA
- a CDS encoding Na(+)-translocating NADH-quinone reductase subunit C: MAINTEKNSYTVVFAIIMVLVVGSLLAGLANGFKPLIKANERYEKQQNILYAMGVHENEGPNDVVFIPTDRVEAEFAKYIKKQYVIQGDKVIEDDQAYLIDIKKEANKAKDGNYQRRLPLFVGEKDGEEIYVMPVRGKGLWDAIWGFVAVDKTMTIKGVYFDHKGETPGLGAEIKQRYFMDDFTGEKFLDGSAFEGITVAKGNNDPKNEDKTDGEVDALAGATITGDGLTAMLKKDVRLYVDYFKKLN; encoded by the coding sequence ATGGCAATTAACACAGAAAAGAATAGTTATACCGTCGTTTTTGCTATCATTATGGTATTGGTAGTAGGATCGCTGCTGGCGGGTCTTGCTAATGGTTTCAAACCTTTGATCAAGGCTAACGAACGTTACGAGAAACAACAAAACATCCTTTATGCCATGGGAGTTCATGAAAATGAAGGTCCTAATGATGTAGTTTTTATCCCTACCGACAGGGTGGAGGCCGAGTTCGCTAAATACATCAAAAAACAATATGTGATCCAGGGCGATAAAGTGATCGAGGATGACCAGGCCTATCTTATAGATATAAAAAAAGAAGCTAATAAAGCGAAAGATGGAAATTACCAGAGAAGGCTGCCACTTTTTGTGGGAGAGAAAGATGGTGAAGAGATCTATGTGATGCCTGTTCGCGGAAAAGGACTTTGGGATGCGATCTGGGGCTTTGTGGCCGTAGACAAGACCATGACCATTAAGGGAGTTTATTTCGATCACAAAGGTGAAACACCGGGTCTGGGTGCAGAGATCAAGCAACGATACTTTATGGATGATTTTACAGGCGAGAAGTTTCTGGATGGTAGTGCCTTCGAAGGTATAACCGTAGCTAAAGGAAACAACGACCCTAAGAATGAAGACAAAACAGATGGAGAGGTAGATGCTTTGGCCGGGGCCACCATAACCGGAGACGGTTTAACTGCTATGCTGAAGAAAGACGTGAGATTATACGTGGACTATTTCAAAAAATTAAATTAA
- the nqrE gene encoding NADH:ubiquinone reductase (Na(+)-transporting) subunit E, which translates to MEHVELFFKSVFVDNMVFAYFLGMCSYLAVSKKVSTAVGLGAAVIFVLTVTVPLNWLLDQYILQEGALSWLGAEFAEYDLSFLSFILFIATIATMVQLVEIVVERFSPSLYNSLGIFLPLIAVNCAILGGSLFMQSREIESFTLALNYGFSSGIGWFLAILAIAAIREKIRYSNVPAPLRGLGITFIITGLMAIGFMSFGGMLTGGDEEIEVSEVRSAEVEKTSELNTENIAQNETLEVSEITPQ; encoded by the coding sequence ATGGAACACGTAGAATTATTTTTTAAGTCGGTCTTTGTAGACAACATGGTATTTGCATATTTCCTCGGAATGTGTTCCTACCTGGCTGTTTCGAAAAAGGTGAGCACTGCGGTGGGTTTAGGAGCCGCTGTGATCTTTGTTTTAACGGTTACAGTGCCATTAAACTGGTTACTGGATCAATATATACTTCAGGAAGGTGCATTAAGTTGGTTGGGAGCAGAATTTGCCGAATACGATCTTAGTTTCCTTTCTTTTATTCTCTTTATTGCTACCATTGCTACCATGGTGCAGTTAGTTGAGATCGTAGTTGAACGATTTTCTCCATCTCTATATAATTCACTAGGGATTTTCCTACCACTTATTGCGGTAAACTGTGCAATTCTTGGAGGCTCGTTATTTATGCAGTCGCGGGAGATCGAAAGTTTCACACTCGCGCTAAATTACGGATTCAGTAGTGGGATAGGATGGTTCCTGGCAATTTTAGCGATCGCGGCTATCCGTGAGAAGATCCGTTATTCTAATGTACCGGCTCCCTTAAGAGGCCTCGGAATTACCTTTATCATAACAGGACTTATGGCCATTGGCTTTATGAGTTTTGGAGGAATGCTTACCGGAGGCGATGAAGAAATTGAAGTTTCCGAAGTTAGATCGGCAGAAGTTGAAAAGACTTCAGAATTAAATACAGAAAATATAGCGCAGAACGAAACCTTAGAAGTTTCAGAAATAACACCACAGTAG